A window of the Panulirus ornatus isolate Po-2019 chromosome 65, ASM3632096v1, whole genome shotgun sequence genome harbors these coding sequences:
- the LOC139746414 gene encoding uncharacterized protein gives MPEVPVALLPLLLLAALAPAAASLHLPPTPPGGRAQALLPRHALADSSSSSSSHDNYFDTSRLRRALRALLDLNDGELQALMAGAPPRTVAPSLSPSTAFFLTSSRQYLERLQTILATTREDTPLHTLTWNPKIARRRKKSRARQQHPTAEEAKSAPVATDDTDSILGALTELSAYLAGDEEGEEGLRQRRSHHGRKHKTLQARGSTQYEAHHYLYFLRSGECPRAPDGRPKMFCPTPTEDGQWICIEDEDLCDGVGQCPSGEDEAPTHCLFHTAMRTHLDELTKFVMLSKLT, from the exons ATGCCTGAGGTGCCAGTAGCGttgttgccgctgctgctgctggccgccCTAGCGCCCGCCGCCGCCTCCCTCCATCTACCTCCCACGCCCCCGGGCGGCCGCGCCCAGGCCCTCTTGCCCCGTCATGCGCTagccgactcctcctcctcctcctcctctcacgataACTACTTCGACACGAGCCGCCTGCGACGCGCGCTCCGAGCTCTCCTCGACCTCAACGACGGCGAACTCCAGGCCCTGATGGCCGGGGCACCGCCTCGGACGGTGGCCCCGAGTCTCTCGCCATCCACCGCGTTCTTCCTGACCAGCAGCCGCCAGTACCTAGAGAGGCTCCAGACGATCCTTGCCACCACGCGGGAGGACACGCCCCTCCATACGCTAACGTGGAACCCGAAAATCGCCCGGCGCCGCAAGAAGTCGCGGGCGAGGCAGCAACACCCGACCGCCGAGGAGGCCAAGAGCGCCCCGGTTGCGACGGACGACACAGACAGCATCCTAGGTGCCCTGACGGAGCTTTCGGCGTACCTGGCGGGTGACGAGGAGGGCGAGGAGGGGCTGCGGCAGCGGAGGTCACACCACGGCCGCAAGCACAAGACTCTACAAGCGCGAGGCTCGACGCAGTACGAGGCGCACCACTACCTCTACTTTCTACGGTCGGGGG AGTGTCCACGAGCCCCAGACGGCCGCCCCAAGATGTTCTGCCCGACGCCCACAGAGGACGGTCAGTGGATCTGCATAGAAGACGAGGACCTGTGTGATGGGGTGGGACAGTGTCCCTCTGGAGAGGACGAAGCGCCCACCCACTGCCTCTTCCACACAGCG ATGAGGACCCACCTGGACGAGCTCACCAAGTTCGTCATGCTTTCCAAACTAACCTGA